CCGGAAGGCAGAGATCCTCCTCGAGGAGGGCCTCAATGTCGAATTGCTTCCTCCAGATGACAGCGTTCTTGAGCATCGTCAGGGCGTCGTTCACCTTAAACTCCCGGGCACGGAGAAACTTGAGGAGGACGGTCTCGCTCTTCTCATCGCTGAGAAGAGGAACACCCCAGATGAAGACTTCCTCCGGAGGCTCAGCCGGTGGTGGCGCAGGGGTCTCAGATGGTGGCTGCTTAGCTGCATCCTCCGCCTCCGGAGTGACCTCCGGAGCAGGGGTCTCAGCAGGAATCTCCAGAGGAACAGGGACGACGGGGATGACCGTCTCTTCTATGGCTTCGACGGTCTTCGCACCATCATCCTCGGCCGCAACAGCCTTTTCCTCGACAGGCAACGGTGGGGTAGGTAAAGGCTCCTCCTCTACTGGTGGAGCAGGCTCCTCGACCGACGGCTTCGAAGGCTCCTTTGCAGCTTCCTCTGGCTTCGGAGGCTCCTCTACGACGGGCGCCTCTAGAGGCGGAGCCTGAGCGTCCGTCTCTGCTGTCTTTGGGGCCTCCTCCAGCTCAGCCTTGGGATCCTCCTTCGCAGTAGGCGAAGAATCTTCAGGTTTAGGCTCCTCCACCTTGGCAGGAAGGGGAGGGGGAGGTGGCGGAGGGACGAATTCACCGTTGGCCAGGGCGGCCTGGACGAGCAGCTTGAGCTCATCAAGTGCCTTCTTTTCGGGATCGATCGCTTCAGAGACGACGTTGATCTCAGCAGGGGCTTCCCCCTCTGCTACCTCGGGCTTCTTCTCCTTAGCCTCGGATGCGGTCTCCTCGACCACATAGTCTGCGAGCTTCTTGGGTTCCTCCTCAACGGAAGCTGCATCAGGGACGGGTATAGGCGCCTTCTCATCGGCAGGGGCCTCAGGGACGACGACCTCGGCGGCGGGGGGAGCGTCGGGTGCTTTACTTTGGGCTTCCTCCGCCATGGCGATGCGTGTATGAGAGAGACGTGGGCGGAGAAAGCGAGTTGAAGGGAGAAATGAATTAATAGATTCGAAGGAGATAATTATcataaaaagagagaaaaaaaaggccagctcatttttaaataaagaattctaaaaatttaaaaagtattatAATTGCAATTTTACTAATCTAATATGCGTGAACAGCTTTGGATATTTAACTTCGACCAAAAGTCAAGGtacaattatttttctaaaatatttgagGATATTTTCTTTCTATCGAAAGAATTTTAAAGTAATTGTTGTATTCTTACCATGACGActaaaaaaattctaacagttttaattaaaactattaaataaattattaaaaatctatcaaatttattttttttaaaaaaataatacagtCAAGTTATATAGGTTTATTATAAAGTTTAATaatcttaaaaattataatttaatatgaataaaaattataaataaaaattataaataatttttttacaaaaataataatatagatTAAAGTGACGCATAAAGgacaaaaaaaaatagtaaaagaaaTAGTATATAGTGTtcctcaaaatatatttttatataaattttgaatttaaatatatAGATACCTATAATGTCATTTTAGTAATTTGAATTATAATCCACCTATACCTTTGAATTATCTAAATTGACTACAAAATGAGTATGATCATTTctattcaaattttgaatttgaatattTAGATGTACTATAAAAGAGGAATCCAGCTACattcataaaataattaaataattttataattaatataaAAGTTATAATCCatatatcaattttaaaattgttgAATTGATCTTTGTAgtttaaatcaaaattattatatagcTTTAACCATtttaatcaacatataagcattgATGATCGTAAGAGATGGAATACGCCGCCGCCCAGTAGTTTGATACGGTCAGTTCAATAATTTATGAGAAAGGTATAGTTGACTAATATAGagaagagtttttttttctttgattttacTAAGATTTAAATGTTTATCTTAAGATAATAATTTTGTCTCGTATTAACCAACTCAATGCTCTGGGGTAACATAGAGGCGTTGATGAGTATAGATTTAATAGTTTTCATCaaaattattgataaaaattattacgcaatcaaaattattatatgaaTCTAATAATTctgataaaaaatattatatgattgtttttaAAATTGTTATATAAATCTACTTTAGTGCGCGTTGGATAttactctatttttctttttttttttagaaagacGAACAAAACGTAGTATAAATTGTTGggcaaaagatttaaaaaaaatagtaaaatttaaatacatcaaattaaatttaatttatgaatcaaaataatctGAGGTGGTAATATGAGATTATTAGCAGGAGCTAGTTTCTATTAAATATATGGTAACTGAGCAGGTATAACAGTCGAACGGATAGATCGATCGAGCGGGTCGTGAGGTAGGTAGCTAAGTAGTAGAGCTGGCAAAGAGACCTAATAGGTAGATCGATCGAGCGGGTAGATTAGCCTAGCGGGCAAAGCAACTAAGTGGGCAGTGCAGCGGAGGGGGCAGAGTGGTCGAGTGGATCGTGAGGTAGAGCAGTTAAGTAGTAAAGTGGCCGAGCAGCCAAGTGGCTGATCGGGCCGAGCAACTAAGTGGCAGATTAACCAAGTGGATAGGGCAACCGAGTCATAGATCAAACTGAGTGACCGACCGAACAGTGCGATTGAGCGGGTAGTGCGGTCGAGAAGCAGACTAGACTGAGTGGTCGGCCGGGTAGAGTAGCCGACCAGGTTAGTGGTCGAGTGAGAAACGCAAGGCAGCCTAAAGGCAAGGCAGGCCAAGCGACAAAGCGGCCTAAGCGGGCGAAGCGGACCGAGGCTTGTGAAGGACtaagtttccttgaaacagattcaccccacctTTGGCTATGCTTCGAGATTTTCTCAAGTCGTTTGTTTCCCAAAATACAACGGTTAACCTCGATGCACACAAGCACTGGTGGTTATAGTGAACTGAGAGGTACCCATCTGCTATCAAAGGTACTCCGCCGAGTAAGAGATGTACGACAGAGGAGGAGGTACAAGTGGAGAGCTTCTGCTTTTCCTTGTGTGTGTGTCTTTTGCTTTGTGATtgtaacctccttatataggagtatAGACCAATGGGTAACTCGCCAAGCTATGAAATGCCAATGTTTTACTCGATCGTTTACATTCAACATTAACGTCACTCTTAAATAAGTAGCAAAATGGTTATGTGGTAAAATATTGATTGTTCTACTTGGACAAATTTTATCCTGATTGATCTGGCATTTGAGGCGCATAAGTTATGCTCGCACATGAGTGAACTTAATTAGTTCAGTACAATCCGACCtttggatttgcaccccctacATCAGAGAGAGCATCTCTCCATATATTTGTTCACAtt
This genomic stretch from Zingiber officinale cultivar Zhangliang chromosome 7A, Zo_v1.1, whole genome shotgun sequence harbors:
- the LOC122001404 gene encoding patellin-3-like translates to MAEEAQSKAPDAPPAAEVVVPEAPADEKAPIPVPDAASVEEEPKKLADYVVEETASEAKEKKPEVAEGEAPAEINVVSEAIDPEKKALDELKLLVQAALANGEFVPPPPPPPLPAKVEEPKPEDSSPTAKEDPKAELEEAPKTAETDAQAPPLEAPVVEEPPKPEEAAKEPSKPSVEEPAPPVEEEPLPTPPLPVEEKAVAAEDDGAKTVEAIEETVIPVVPVPLEIPAETPAPEVTPEAEDAAKQPPSETPAPPPAEPPEEVFIWGVPLLSDEKSETVLLKFLRAREFKVNDALTMLKNAVIWRKQFDIEALLEEDLCLPELEKAVFMRGFDKEGHPVCYNVYGEFQDKELYEKAFGDEEKRQKFLKWRIQYLEKGIRELLDFTPAGISSMVQVTDLKNTPRLGKHRQATKKAVTLLQDNYPEFIAKKVFINVPWWYLAFNRMLSPFLTQRTKSKFVFAGPSRSADTLFKYIAPEQVPVAFGGLSKENDPDFTTVDSVTEVTIKPSSKQSIEIPTTEATGLLWELRVLGWDVNYGAEFVPSTEGGYTVIIEKNRKLIATDEPVIKTSFKIGEPGKVLLNIENLTSKKKKLLYRFKTTSSIEST